Sequence from the Camelus dromedarius isolate mCamDro1 chromosome 12, mCamDro1.pat, whole genome shotgun sequence genome:
GCCTAATACAGTTCCTGGCATGTAGTTAGGGTTTCAACAttggtaatttttcatttttcatttgcataaGGGTCACCAGGCTCTTACTAAAGACAAGGTTTTCAGCCTTACAAAGGTGAGGTCCTGACCATCTCTCTGATTGTCTCAGGCTCCAGACCACTGTCATCTGACTTGCTTCATACCCTCCGTGCTGACACAATACACAGTGAGCTCCCAGTTGATGTTGAAATGAACAAAGTGTTTTCGATGAATGATCAAGAGCTTAGATGGTGTTATCggctatgaaaaggaataaagtaaaCCCTGTGTCTGAGCCCAGCATGGATGATGAAGGGGTGCAGGAAGGTATTCATGGTTGTAGACCAATGGAGAGGAAGGAATTTGAGGGAGCTCTCTTCTGCCAGCTCAGCATAGATCATTTCAACCTGTACTTTTCTTCCAATCACTCAGCaacaaaaggaattttaaaaactgacaaaaagTATGACAATAAGCAATGAATAAATTGTTTGATGCAATAATGTAAGCAGAGCCATGAAGAAGTTAAGATGAAAGAGAAATTGTTCAGACAGCAGTTTTTTAAACTGCTCTCTTACATAGTTTCCCAGAACTCAGTGGCAAAAATTACAACTCAGTCATTACATATGATCATGAAAGTCATTGTGAcaggaaaaactgacatatatgAAGGCCTTCTGCATTCCCATAACTTTTTATTCATCATTATACACTGGATATTGAAGTTATTTATAAACAGTACCATTCTTTCTCCCTTACTTGATTATAAACTCTTTAAGAGGGcttttgtttgtgttgtcttaGCTTTTAGCACAGCGCCatgcacagagtaggtgcttgcTAAATGTCTCtgagagtgtaaggcaagagtcAAGGAAGACATATTATAAGTACATTCTAGCTCAACACTTTCACATATGCCATTTGAAAAGCCCTGAATTTTTCACCTCGACTTACCCAAAACGTAGCAATCTTTCAAGCACTGATTTCCTGGGAAAGGCTTCTTCAAATACCCCAGACTTTTTGTACACAGAATTGAAATGCTCCCTTTTTCGTAATTACCCTGCCTCCCAGTAATCCCCAGAAGCTGGTAACTTTAAGAACTGAGTCCCAGGTTCTgtgaattaataataaataaacaggtCAAAGACTTGTGGAAAGTGAGCAGTGAATCCATTATTTTGTATTAGCTTAAGTATCATTTACTTACTAGATTTTTAGTGTATCTTTCTGATCAACATTATTTTCAAAAGACTAAGTAGAGCtactaaaaatgtttttcagaaatCAATCTATTTATGAAATCACTAATAGAACTTATCAGCCTTTCACCTTATCAACCTTATCAACTTACCAAACTTTCACAATTAATTGGAAATGCATGCCAGTTGGGCAAGACTATATCTGCTTTGTTCCTATGTAATGTTGGTTGAATTCATGACACTCAATAAACAAGCATTGGAAGCAGTGTCAAAAAATGCTCCTTTTCTTATTAAATGTTCCCTTTCTGTTAGCTCTTCTTTCTATGTTGAGGTTTGATAATGCATTTCTGACAGTAATTTCATTGTTTCTCTGAGGATACTCTCATTACTCTAAACTGGAGATGCTGAAGTTATAGTTCACTTATTTGGTCAACTCagttcactgatttattttttctcttatttcccattaatttgaattaaaatttttctaattctttaaaagTAAGAGACTTATTTAGGGAATTTTTGAGATGGCGCTTTGAATGAAGTCATGTGGTCTGGAAACAGTTAGGTTCCCCTGAGGAACAGTTACCTTAGCATTGAATACTTCTTACTGGTTGAGCCCTCTTCAGCTATAGCCCCAATCTCTGTTTTCCCCCGGATCCCCTCTTCCCACTCATACAGACCCATCTGCCTAGTCTACAATTCTCtgctaaaggaaaaaagaaatatgctGTTTGCAATAAAGTTATATATCCCCCTCCAAAGCAAAACAATAACATTCTGTTAGGTATGTCCTGAGAAGTATGTCTTAACAAAATGGAGAAACTGTGTTCTGGAGAAAAACTAGTCTCCAAGCGTACTGAAGAAAGAATACATTTGAACATGACAGCACGTTATATCAAGTGGGGAGCAGAGACCTCTGTAGATGTCTCATTCTCCATCTCTCGCAACTGTAACCTCAGGTGCTGTACTGCCAGGTGACTTTAAAGATTAGATACTGTAGGCACCTGCACATGACTGCGCTGGTGCCTGAGCCATTTATTGTCACTTCATAAGTGTTGATTTGCATTATAAGTATCTCATTCTCAGTATTTTCTGGCTTCCCAAATTACCTGCAAATTTCTCTACTTTCTGTTTTCATGGCCAGTGTACTATTGCCATCCCATAACCCCAGTCTATTTTTCTCTGATCCCAGCTATACAGAAAAACTAACCTGCTACCTCTTTATCACACTTTGAATACTCCAGAGAGGATGGAATATGATTGGCCAAATTTGAGTAAAGTGTCTTTTCTTAGTCCAGTTATCACTGGttaaagaaataggaagaaagaTCACATAGTATAAACCTAGCTACCAGGAAAGGGCCTCAGGGAAGAAAAATTGTGGGCAGGAGCAAATGcaaaactaaaaacattttttgaaggtACCTACTACAGCAGTTGACatcttacaattattttataaatttaaatgagCCACTCATATTCATATAGTATCTAGATACTCATCTTTCGTTAGTTTTTGgttgaataaaattatttgtaattggATTCATTTTTTGAATGTAGGTTTTCTTGATTGTTCCAAAATTTCATCTTTGAATTCCATACTTTTAATCCAGCATGTCAAACTTCCAGAATACCTCATCCTCATCCATTATTTTCCTGCTGACTGGTGTTCCTGGGCTGGAAGCATTCCACACCTGGATCTCTGCTCCCTTCTGCTTTCTCTATGTAATCGCTCTCTCAGGAAACAGCCTGATTCTCTATGCCATTGTCACCCAGCCCAGCCTTCATGAACCTATGTATTATTTCCTCTCCATGCTGTCCACCACTGACCTTGGCTTGTCCGTATCCACTCTGGTCACCATGTTGGGGATATTCTGGTTCAATGCCAGGGAGATCAGCTTTAATGCCTGCTTGTCACAGATGTTCTTTATTAAACTCTTCACTGTCATGGAATCTTCAGTGCTGTTGGCCATGGCCTTTGATCGATTTGTGGCCATCTCTAATCCCCTCAGGTATGCCACCACTTTAACTGACTCCAGAATAACTCAAATTGTAGTGGCAATTGTCATCAGGGGGACACTAACACTGACACCAATGGTAGCACTTCTTACAAGACTGTCCTTCTGCCGCAGCCACGTACTCCACCACTCCTACTGCTTCCACCCCGATGTGATGAAGCTCTCGTGCACAGACACCAGGATCAACAATGCAGTCGGGTTGACAGCCATGATCTCTACCGTTGGTGTGGACTCAATCCTCATCCCCGTTTCTTATGTTTTGATTACTAAGATTGTCCTCAGCATCGCATCcccagaagagaggaagaaggccTTCAGCATGTGCATCTCCCATATTGGGGCTGTTGCTGTTTTCTATATTCCATTGATCAGTCTGTCCTTTGTTCACAGATTTGGGAAACGAGTCCCAGCCTACGTACATACTATGATTGCTAACACTTACTTGCTGATCCCCCCTGTAATGAACCCCATCATCTACAGTGTGAAGACCAAACAGATACGCAAAGCTGTGATAAAAATTCTCCATTCCAAAGACACGTAGAGTCACAGAATTCTAGAGATGGTCTCTGTCAGGTCATATTATCTAcccattgaaaaataaatctggtGATTGCTGAAGCTAAggatgcaaatatttaaaatcaaagcTGGAATATGTTTAGAAAATTAGCTTGACTGATCcctgtattttacagatgaagagacgaGAGACATAAGAATGGGAGGAATGAGCCGCCTAACTCTAAGTCTGGAGGTTGTCTTCCCAACCACTGTTTGTTCTGAGCTGTTGTTTATCCTGCCATTACCCTTTCTCTTCTTACTTCATCCACTTCACAGCAGTTAGAATGACACATTATGAAAATGTCATTCCTTTTTGAGAAATAGGTACTATTTtctaacagtaataataattttagctaacatttattatttcctttgactGGTCAtagttctgttttttatatataaacacattttatattCAAAACAACTTCATAAGGTAGTTACTTGTATTACCAATGAGAATATTGAAGCACACAagtgttaagtaacttgcttaatcAGCTAGTAGGTGACAGAGTTCACATCCATGCAAACTGACCCCAGGGTCCACCCACTCTTAAATTTAATGCTGTATTGCTgcatataaactatatatattatctatatactgtatttatatataatataaacatatatatacaatgtaatgtatatttatacattaattaATTTGTACTGGGGGACATAATTTGATCgaagaagcaaacaaaaactaaaactctgtCCTCTAGAAATTTTCAACCAATTTATGGAGGAAAAGCtcaaaacaaaatctttaaacCTTACAAATATATTTCTACCTGATGGTCTTTCCCAACTAAGCATATTCTAGAATTTCTCTTCACCCTCCATAAACTTtctttgattgattgattgattgattgagggaggcaattaggttttctttgtttgtttttgtttttttaaacagaggtacggGGGATCAAActtgggacctcgtgcatgctaagcacgcactctaccattgagctatactctccttgCTCCATCAGCTTTCTGCCCCAGCAGAAACTGAAAAATGACTAGAATTAGAAAAGAATTACGATTTGTGTTATTTGCTTAGAAGTTTTAAAAGCTCTGGCATATATTTCATGTAATGGCTTAATCCAGcagcttaattattttttccaatcTGGGTATATCCAATAAATCTCAGAGTTTTAAAGACATATTTCAATGACACGTTGGTATCACCCAGTAAAGACAGGCTCTATAGCTGGTTTCAGATCCATCAAGGAAGCAGAAGTAGTCGTTCATTTATACAGGGAATTTATTAAGTGACTACAGTACCAGTCACTTAATAATAAGGATGATGTCAAAATCCTCAACATATTCAACAGTAAAATTTTCAGTCTCAATTATTATCAGTCGTCAAAGACCTGATCTTTGTATGTTGTAATGTCCAGGACTTTGTTCTCAgacctattttttcctttgttgtatTCTCATTTTTGGTCATCTCATCCACTTTTGCTTTGCAGTACAGTCTAGTTCCCCCATCGTAGTTAGAGTATTTTTATACACAAGACAGATCGTGTCACTTCCTCTGTTCAGCATGTCCCAGTGGCCTCCTGTCTTACTGAGGGAAAATTCACAGTCATTATACTCTCTTATAAGGATGTATGTGTTCTGACTGTTCTCCATCATCACGACTTCATCTCCTACTACTCTCCCCTTTATTCACTCTGCTACACCCACACTAGCCTCCAAAATATTTCCTTATGCTCACCCAGCAGGCTTCACCTTCAGACTTTGCACTCGCTGTTCTCCCTGCCTGGGACGTCTTTCTCCAGATGCCCACATGGCTTACTGCCTCACTTCATGCAGGCTCGCTCCATGTTTACGTGTCCTCTCATTAAAGGGTCCTTTACACTATAAAAACTAAAAACGACAGCAGCACCTCTCCACTAATTCCTGCCTGCATTCACTCTCTTCCTTACCCACCTTGTTTTAACTTTTAGCACTTACAACCCCTCCTCAACATATTACATACAtacctatttatttcttttctagtcTCCATTACAAGGAAAGGTCTTTGAGAATAAGGACTTTGTTTCATTTATGCTATCTTCCAGACCCTAAACCAAGGCTTGccacattgaaaaataatagaatCTCTGGATGGCCTGACTCTATTTATCTCTCAAGCCTCACTGCATCCCCTCTAAGCAGTGCTCCAGGCACGACAAATAACTGGCATTTCCTTAACTCTGATTGTTCTGCCTCATTCTCAAGCCTTTGTACAAGCTGTTGCCTCCACCTGTAGCACCCTCATGCTCTCCTTTCTGACTTAGAAATTACTTTCCTTAGAGACTTTTTAATGACTTCTCAAGTCTGTCTGGTGTCATTTCCAGGTGCCCCTGAAGCACCAGTGTGTCTTCCTCATGACATCCCCTCCCAGACTCTACTGTAACCAGTCTCCCCACAACAGACTCTGCCCACTTCTCAAGACCAGGGAGCATGTCTTCTTCACCACTGAAAATGAGTGAAATTTCAGATGATGTGAACTTACAGACTGcatttttgtctgtctgtctctatacATGATATATGATGGGGtatggagaaagggaagagaaaaagagaaagaggggctCCAGCTAGAGAAGAAGGATGAAGTACTCAGAGTCCCAAACTTGGGAAAGAGAAGATAGAACTTCAGTCTTAAGCCAGACAGCCAAGACAATCACACTGCTGCTACAGATGgtcctcccccacctcacccccaaccACACTAACCTCCCTGTCCCTGTCCAACATTCCTAGAAACTAGCAAGCTTCCATTCCAAGGGAGTGTGTAATTTGGACACTTGGGGAAGGGGGGATTGCAAAGCAAATGTCATCTCTGACCCAAGTGGACAAGTTCACAACTAACTGGAGACTTTCCTAAAAGCCAGAGTAGTGGTAGACACATGGCCGCTGTCCCACTACTTGAATTCAGAGTCCAAGTGAAAATCCTCAGTGTCCTGTAAGACTTACATGATCCAGTTCCCCATTACCTCCCTGATTCTGTCTCCCCACCACTCTTGCCCTTGCTCTCTCCCCTGAGGCACAGTGGCCTCCTCGGTGTTCTAAATCACCTTGCACACCCCCTTCTCAGGAACTTTGTACTTCCTGTTCCTCCTTCCTGGAATGATCTTCGTCAGATATCTCCATGGAAATAAGTCTCACTGCCTCTGGCTTCTCCTCAGATGTCTTCAGTATGCTCAGCCTTCACTGacaacttcatttaaaatttcagctACCCCCTTGATattcatctgtttccttcttccctttgttctttctccttAAGACTACCTAACatcttatttcactttttatgttAACTCCATTTACTGTCTGTCTTCCTTACCAGAACACTCCAAGAGGGTggggatttgtgtgtgtggtgtctgtttttctcattacATTGTAGgcgcttgataaatatttgtcgaatgtGAATGAATAGTCAGAATACCGGGTTCTCTGAGCAGTATTATCACTCATTAACTATGTGATCTAAGCACAGAGCCTCTGTGTCATGTGTTCTTTATCTGTAACACAGGTGCAATGAACAGTGGCTTCCCTACCTCAAGGTCTGTTGCATTAGCTGAAAGAAAatctgggaaaagaaaagttGAGGAAGTGCATGAACTTATTTTGAACTATTTTGAGTACTCATCTGGGTGAAAAGGATGTGAACTCCTAGAGCCCGAGGATGTAACTATACTCACGTTGACTGTTGTGTCTAGCAAAGTGGCTAATGAGAAAAAACACTCATCACTGTGGCTAACAGGGCATTTGAGTTACTTGGAGGAGCGGACACAGACTGGTGACAATCCTACATGAGCAAGTGTGGGAGTGGCGGCAGAGGCAGCGGGCCGTTGGTGATTGCCTGGCCCCCCACCCCGAGACTGAAATAGGGGAAGCCCATGGGAGTGACACACAAGTGGCCATGAAGATACTACACCCTATCTGCCAAGCCCCAGGGTCCTCAGTCCATATTACCACAGCCTGTCCCCATGGGCTTCATGGGCAGCGTTATAAATAGACCTGTGCCTGAAGGGGAGAGCCAGCTTTAGCTGCATCTCATCAGGACCGCACCGAACTCAAGTGAGTGCACACTCACTGGGGCCCAGCAGCCCAAGGTCCCTGCCATCCTAAGGGACCTCGAAGACCTCACAAACTGCCTCCTGGCAGGATAGGGGGAAGCCCTTGCCACCCCTTCACGTCTTCATTGCCCGAGAAGAAATGTTCCAGAGCATTAACAAACATCCAGAAAGGCAAGTGAGAATAAATGCAGCAGCCACATCCAGACCCAAAGAGAAGCTGAACTGGCCTGGGCTCACTCTAGGCAGAGGGCCAGGCCACATGGGAGGGAAACATGAGGTCTTCTGGGACAGGTAAGTGGGAAGATGAGATGATGGCCCAAAGTCTTAGACTGCTACCAGCAAAGCAGAAAAGATGCCCTGGGGACAGAAGACTCAGGAAGGTATCTGACTCTAAGGCCAACACAGACCCTTATGTCTGCCAGTGCTGCTGCAGGAGCGTGGGCAAGAGGCCTTGAGGAAGGGGAAGTGTGTTAATTACTGTGCTCCCCCCTGCTACCTTCTGTGCCCATAATTATCTGCCTCTGAAAAAGGCTTTTCATTCCCTGACAGCAGCTGAGGGCCAAATCTGGGATCTAATATCTGTCAAGGAAAATAGCTGTAATATCTTTGCACATGTTCTGAGAATGGAGAACAAATAGTAGTCAGAGGCGTGAATTTTGTGACCTTTGAACCCTGGATCTCTTCTTCCTTGCTTATCCAAGATGAGGATAATCCAGTCAAAATGTCTAGTTCTCATTTTGTCATGTTATTAAGACTACTGGTCTCCAAACCCTCTCCTCTAAGGCCAAATAGGAGAGCATGTCCCAGTTGCAGTAAGAACCCAGGTTAGGAGTGAAGAAGAATCCTAGGGGGATGAACAGGTTAGCCTGAACACCACTGCAGAGTTTATTCCCAAGATTCAAAACCTCTTCTAGAAGTCAAGCCCTTGGCTGTTTAGAGACAATTAACTCTAAATACCAGGGCACCTAGGGAGCCTATCAAGGAAAGAGCTTGTGGTGGCCGAGCTGCAGGTCTGGTTTGGGTGAGGCAGAGCCACAGCCACACTGGGcttccagaaaaagaaatgtctccCCTAACATAAATGACTCGTTGGCAGAGGTTCCAGGAAAAATAGAGCTCTAGGAGTAGCAGGACGCTAATCAAGCTCTCTCTGGGGCAATGGGAGTGGCCTTGGAGGCGGCCTTTAAGCGTGGAGGAACCCACCAaccaggagcagagagaggagccTGCACAGGGCCATGCCAGGCAGCTAGGGTCCTGCCAGTGCTTTCATCTGCAGGGAAGTCACTGGTGGGAGCTACTGCCTTGCATTCAATAGCCCTAGATGAGTTTCCTTTTTACCTCAAGAGATTGTCTCTTGGCCTTTCttccttagtttttgttttgttttttaaatcatggctgtgtttctttcctctctctctgacctTAGACCTGGGGAGCTGAAATCCTGAaaatttgcaaaaacaaaaacaaaacccctcctgtctcctctgtTTGGTACTCCTTTTATTCCCTTCTCTATCTGTTTAATTTCTACTCATGTTTCAAGACTATAAGGAAGGATCATCTTTTTGGGGGGACGTTTCCTCTGATTgtgcctctccccctcccatgCATTATATGCACATCTTTTGCTAACACTTATCCcaagattttaataattttgttactTGTCTATCTTTTACCCGAGTCGGCATCAGAAGGGCAAAAGATGTGTCTTTGACCACATCATCAGCATCTAGCAAATAGCCTTGTCTATGGTTGGTCCTATAAGTAAATGCTTACAGAACAAATGGGTGatagagaaggggaggggaggggagagaagggaggaggacaCAGCCTATCCGGAAGAGGTTCCTAGTAAGGTATCACTTACCACCTATCTGAGAAAAAGGCCACCCACTATCTAGACAGTGAAGGTATGGGCCAGGACAAGGAGTCTGCGGAACTTGGGATGGATAGATTTGGGGAGAATCATTGTTCTCTCCAGGTTCCCTTTTATAAATGTAAGTGAACCTTGAGAGTAGTGGTGATAAATGAATTTTGGCTGTCATTTCCCCCTTTACCAGAAGGCTTCAGAGCTTATGAGAGAGCCCAAATGACTTGgaagagtgggaggagagagtAGGGGAGGGAGAGCTAAGGTGCGTTCAGCAACCAGGGTCCAGGGCTGGACTCTCTGACTGTGCTTCATGTCCT
This genomic interval carries:
- the LOC105098058 gene encoding olfactory receptor 51F2, producing the protein MSNFQNTSSSSIIFLLTGVPGLEAFHTWISAPFCFLYVIALSGNSLILYAIVTQPSLHEPMYYFLSMLSTTDLGLSVSTLVTMLGIFWFNAREISFNACLSQMFFIKLFTVMESSVLLAMAFDRFVAISNPLRYATTLTDSRITQIVVAIVIRGTLTLTPMVALLTRLSFCRSHVLHHSYCFHPDVMKLSCTDTRINNAVGLTAMISTVGVDSILIPVSYVLITKIVLSIASPEERKKAFSMCISHIGAVAVFYIPLISLSFVHRFGKRVPAYVHTMIANTYLLIPPVMNPIIYSVKTKQIRKAVIKILHSKDT